Proteins from a genomic interval of Danio rerio strain Tuebingen ecotype United States chromosome 4, GRCz12tu, whole genome shotgun sequence:
- the ndufa12 gene encoding NADH dehydrogenase [ubiquinone] 1 alpha subcomplex subunit 12 yields the protein MAGYATLMRRFVGEFTGHGGVKGFLVQLFRVQETKTGALIGTDKYGNKYYEDNRFFFGRHRWVIYTTEMNGKNTFWDVDGSMVPAEWHRWLHCMTDDPPTTHPPEPKKFLAKVHQINLSGTPDCYVPFSTTRKKIHEWVPPKVSQK from the exons ATGGCGGGGTACGCAACGTTAATGCGGCGGTTCGTCGGTGAATTTACCGGTCACGGCGGTGTAAAAGGCTTCCTGGTGCAGTTGTTCAG GGTGCAAGAAACCAAGACAGGTGCTTTGATCGGTACTGACAAATATGGCAATAAATACTATGAGGACAACAGATTCTTCTTCG GCCGTCACCGATGGGTGATTTACACCACCGAGATGAATGGCAAGAATACTTTTTGGGATGTTGATGGCAGCATGGTCCCCGCTGAATG GCACCGCTGGCTGCACTGTATGACAGATGATCCTCCCACCACTCACCCTCCAGAGCCCAAGAAGTTCCTGGCCAAGGTTCATCAGATAAATCTAAGCGGCACACCTGACTGCTATGTACCCTTTTCAACCACTCGTAAGAAGATCCATGAGTGGGTCCCTCCTAAAGTCAGCCAGAAATAA
- the nr2c1 gene encoding nuclear receptor subfamily 2 group C member 1 (The RefSeq protein has 1 substitution compared to this genomic sequence), giving the protein MEGESPRIQLVSADGGLQIVTEQQLAQKVQIVTAIDQAGAGKQQFILANLDYPNQEKLFIKQENSPAKVILTSSDGSAVNQLLFASPELSGQQIQFVTDGSDQGSMKPPVEYCVVCGDKASGRHYGAVSCEGCKGFFKRSIRKNLVYTCRGSGECVINKHHRNRCQYCRLQRCMALGMKQDSVQCERKPVEVSREKPANCAPSIEKIYIRKNLCSPLAAMPTFVSQKESTRPTSLLDSNMLLNIQQSISKLDNTILIPSSPDQNDSSQGDLGTLANVVTSLGRLNKSREMMDSSTDLSGIDTMSNDDSVMTDIQREESNDVTRAFDTLTKVLKAEESCGEEVADGAVAVRDDEQTSALLELEGPLLSDMHVPFKLMMPLPMPDFLNLNYICESASRLLFLSMHWARSIPAFQALGSENGITLMKACWNELFALGLAQCSHIMNVETILTAIINHLQTSLDEEKLSPERVKQVMEHIWRMQEFCNSMSRMSPDAYEYAYLKAVVLFSPDHSAVDGTLQIERFQEKAYMELQDYVSKVYPEDTYRLSKLLVRLPALRLMSAAVTEELFFAGLIGNVQIDSIIPYILKMESTDYNSQPISGVE; this is encoded by the exons ATGGAAGGAGAAAGTCCCAGAATTCAGCTGGTCTCTGCAGATGGTGGCCTACAG ATTGTGACCGAGCAACAGTTGGCCCAGAAAGTGCAAATAGTCACGGCCATTGATCAGGCTGGAGCTGGAAAGCAGCAGTTTATATTAGCTAACCTGGACTACCCCAATCAAGAGAAACTGTTCATCAAACAGGAGAACTCACCAGCCAAGGTCATCCTAACCTCTTCCGATGGCTCAGCCGTCAATCAACTGCTTTTCGCATCACCTGAACTATCAGGACAACAAATCCAG tttgtTACAGATGGCTCAGATCAGGGCTCGATGAAGCCTCCAGTGGAGTACTGTGTAGTTTGTGGAGACAAGGCTTCAG GTCGTCACTATGGTGCAGTGAGCTGTGAGGGCTGTAAAGGTTTCTTCAAGCGCAGCATCAGGAAGAATCTGGTGTACACGTGCCGTGGGTCTGGAGAGTGTGTCATCAATAAACACCATCGCAACCGCTGTCAGTACTGCAGACTGCAGCGCTGCATGGCGCTCGGCATGAAACAAGACT CTGTTCAGTGTGAGAGGAAACCAGTGGAGGTGTCGAGAGAGAAGCCAGCAAACTGTGCGCCCTCTATTGAAAAGATCTACATCCGCAAAAACCTATGCAGCCCTCTCGCTGCAATGCCAACGTTTGTCAGCCAAAAAGAAAGCACTAG GCCCACTAGTTTACTGGACTCCAACATGCTCTTGAATATCCAGCAGTCCATTTCCAAACTTGACAACACTATTTTAATTCCTTCTTCACCAGATCag AATGATTCCAGTCAGGGAGATCTGGGAACTCTGGCCAACGTGGTCACATCTCTCGGTCACCTCAACAAAAGTCGGGAGATGATGGACAGCAGTACTGACCTATCAGGAATCGATACCATGAGTAACGATGACAGCGTTATGACAGACATTCAGAGGGAGGAGTCAAATGACGTTACTCG AGCTTTTGACACGCTCACAAAGGTGCTAAAGGCTGAGGAGAGTTGTGGAGAAGAGGTGGCTGATGGGGCTGTGGCTGTTAGGGATGACGAACAGACCTCCGCGCTGCTAGAACTAGAAGGACCGCTACTCTCAGATATGCACGTGCCCTTTAAG CTGATGATGCCGCTGCCCATGCCGGATTTCCTAAATCTGAATTACATCTGTGAATCAGCTTCCCGTCTGCTTTTCCTCTCCATGCACTGGGCTCGATCGATTCCAGCTTTCCAGGCTCTCGG CTCAGAGAACGGCATCACACTGATGAAGGCCTGTTGGAATGAGTTGTTCGCCTTAGGTTTGGCTCAGTGTTCACATATTATGAATGTAGAAACCATCCTCACGGCCATAATCAACCACTTACAGACCAGCTTGGATGAAG AAAAACTGTCTCCAGAGCGGGTGAAGCAAGTCATGGAGCATATCTGGCGCATGCAGGAATTTTGTAACAGTATGAGTCGCATGAGTCCTGATGCCTATGAATATGCTTACCTCAAAGCTGTGGTCCTCTTTAGTCCAG ATCACTCAGCCGTAGATGGCACACTTCAGATTGAACGATTTCAGGAAAAAGCCTATATGGAACTTCAGGATTATGTGAGCAAAGTGTATCCAGAGGACACGTATCG TCTTTCAAAGTTGTTAGTTCGTCTGCCGGCTCTGCGCCTCATGAGCGCAGCAGTCACCGAAGAGCTGTTTTTCGCAGGCCTCATTGGCAACGTCCAGATCGACAGCATCATTCCGTACATCCTCAAAATGGAATCTACCGACTACAACAGCCAGCCAATCAGCGGCGTCGAGTGA
- the nr2c1 gene encoding nuclear receptor subfamily 2 group C member 1 isoform X1, translating into MEGESPRIQLVSADGGLQIVTEQQLAQKVQIVTAIDQAGAGKQQFILANLDYPNQEKLFIKQENSPAKVILTSSDGSAVNQLLFASPELSGQQIQFVTDGSDQGSMKPPVEYCVVCGDKASGRHYGAVSCEGCKGFFKRSIRKNLVYTCRGSGECVINKHHRNRCQYCRLQRCMALGMKQDSVQCERKPVEVSREKPANCAPSIEKIYIRKNLCSPLAAMPTFVSQKESTRPTSLLDSNMLLNIQQSISKLDNTILIPSSPDQNDSSQGDLGTLANVVTSLGHLNKSREMMDSSTDLSGIDTMSNDDSVMTDIQREESNDVTRAFDTLTKVLKAEESCGEEVADGAVAVRDDEQTSALLELEGPLLSDMHVPFKLMMPLPMPDFLNLNYICESASRLLFLSMHWARSIPAFQALGSENGITLMKACWNELFALGLAQCSHIMNVETILTAIINHLQTSLDEEKLSPERVKQVMEHIWRMQEFCNSMSRMSPDAYEYAYLKAVVLFSPDHSAVDGTLQIERFQEKAYMELQDYVSKVYPEDTYRLSKLLVRLPALRLMSAAVTEELFFAGLIGNVQIDSIIPYILKMESTDYNSQPISGVE; encoded by the exons ATGGAAGGAGAAAGTCCCAGAATTCAGCTGGTCTCTGCAGATGGTGGCCTACAG ATTGTGACCGAGCAACAGTTGGCCCAGAAAGTGCAAATAGTCACGGCCATTGATCAGGCTGGAGCTGGAAAGCAGCAGTTTATATTAGCTAACCTGGACTACCCCAATCAAGAGAAACTGTTCATCAAACAGGAGAACTCACCAGCCAAGGTCATCCTAACCTCTTCCGATGGCTCAGCCGTCAATCAACTGCTTTTCGCATCACCTGAACTATCAGGACAACAAATCCAG tttgtTACAGATGGCTCAGATCAGGGCTCGATGAAGCCTCCAGTGGAGTACTGTGTAGTTTGTGGAGACAAGGCTTCAG GTCGTCACTATGGTGCAGTGAGCTGTGAGGGCTGTAAAGGTTTCTTCAAGCGCAGCATCAGGAAGAATCTGGTGTACACGTGCCGTGGGTCTGGAGAGTGTGTCATCAATAAACACCATCGCAACCGCTGTCAGTACTGCAGACTGCAGCGCTGCATGGCGCTCGGCATGAAACAAGACT CTGTTCAGTGTGAGAGGAAACCAGTGGAGGTGTCGAGAGAGAAGCCAGCAAACTGTGCGCCCTCTATTGAAAAGATCTACATCCGCAAAAACCTATGCAGCCCTCTCGCTGCAATGCCAACGTTTGTCAGCCAAAAAGAAAGCACTAG GCCCACTAGTTTACTGGACTCCAACATGCTCTTGAATATCCAGCAGTCCATTTCCAAACTTGACAACACTATTTTAATTCCTTCTTCACCAGATCag AATGATTCCAGTCAGGGAGATCTGGGAACTCTGGCCAACGTGGTCACATCTCTCGGTCACCTCAACAAAAGTCGGGAGATGATGGACAGCAGTACTGACCTATCAGGAATCGATACCATGAGTAACGATGACAGCGTTATGACAGACATTCAGAGGGAGGAGTCAAATGACGTTACTCG AGCTTTTGACACGCTCACAAAGGTGCTAAAGGCTGAGGAGAGTTGTGGAGAAGAGGTGGCTGATGGGGCTGTGGCTGTTAGGGATGACGAACAGACCTCCGCGCTGCTAGAACTAGAAGGACCGCTACTCTCAGATATGCACGTGCCCTTTAAG CTGATGATGCCGCTGCCCATGCCGGATTTCCTAAATCTGAATTACATCTGTGAATCAGCTTCCCGTCTGCTTTTCCTCTCCATGCACTGGGCTCGATCGATTCCAGCTTTCCAGGCTCTCGG CTCAGAGAACGGCATCACACTGATGAAGGCCTGTTGGAATGAGTTGTTCGCCTTAGGTTTGGCTCAGTGTTCACATATTATGAATGTAGAAACCATCCTCACGGCCATAATCAACCACTTACAGACCAGCTTGGATGAAG AAAAACTGTCTCCAGAGCGGGTGAAGCAAGTCATGGAGCATATCTGGCGCATGCAGGAATTTTGTAACAGTATGAGTCGCATGAGTCCTGATGCCTATGAATATGCTTACCTCAAAGCTGTGGTCCTCTTTAGTCCAG ATCACTCAGCCGTAGATGGCACACTTCAGATTGAACGATTTCAGGAAAAAGCCTATATGGAACTTCAGGATTATGTGAGCAAAGTGTATCCAGAGGACACGTATCG TCTTTCAAAGTTGTTAGTTCGTCTGCCGGCTCTGCGCCTCATGAGCGCAGCAGTCACCGAAGAGCTGTTTTTCGCAGGCCTCATTGGCAACGTCCAGATCGACAGCATCATTCCGTACATCCTCAAAATGGAATCTACCGACTACAACAGCCAGCCAATCAGCGGCGTCGAGTGA